From the Gordonia bronchialis DSM 43247 genome, one window contains:
- a CDS encoding alpha/beta hydrolase: MPANDAAGAPDPAVLVALPGTGSDADYIRRAFGPAAASLGVDLIAPEPANDLVGGYRATLDAAAGEGRPILVGGVSIGAAIALEWALDAGRSRCCGVLAALPAWSGSPEHAAAAHSATLTASSIERDGLEPTIGAMTATSPEWLAAELTRSWRGLADGLVTQLRCGAAYRAPGPAEIADLGVPLAVTAAIDDPVHPIGVARQWCAAAPRSALVEVTLAGWGARPALLGDSCARAWAALHHGQQDPEG; encoded by the coding sequence ATGCCCGCGAATGACGCCGCCGGCGCACCCGATCCCGCCGTCCTGGTGGCGCTGCCGGGCACCGGATCCGACGCCGACTACATACGGCGTGCCTTCGGTCCCGCGGCGGCGTCGCTCGGGGTGGACCTGATTGCTCCGGAACCGGCGAACGACCTGGTCGGCGGATATCGCGCCACGCTGGACGCAGCTGCCGGAGAGGGCCGCCCGATCCTCGTCGGCGGGGTGTCCATCGGCGCGGCGATCGCGCTCGAGTGGGCACTGGATGCCGGCCGGTCCCGGTGCTGCGGGGTGTTGGCCGCCCTGCCGGCGTGGTCGGGATCACCGGAGCACGCCGCGGCCGCGCACAGCGCGACACTCACCGCCTCGTCGATCGAGCGGGACGGTCTCGAGCCGACGATCGGGGCGATGACCGCGACGAGTCCGGAGTGGCTGGCCGCCGAGCTGACCCGATCCTGGCGGGGTCTGGCGGACGGGCTGGTGACGCAGTTGCGGTGCGGAGCGGCCTATCGTGCGCCGGGGCCGGCCGAGATCGCCGACCTCGGGGTCCCGCTGGCGGTGACCGCCGCCATCGACGATCCGGTGCATCCGATCGGGGTGGCCCGGCAGTGGTGTGCGGCCGCACCGCGCTCGGCGCTGGTCGAGGTCACGCTGGCCGGATGGGGTGCGCGGCCGGCGCTGCTCGGCGACTCCTGCGCTCGGGCCTGGGCGGCCCTGCATCACGGGCAACAGGATCCCGAGGGTTAG
- a CDS encoding OB-fold nucleic acid binding domain-containing protein: MPTAGYLKRLTRRLTEDLGDADAEKIAEESRATGAQRASDCGRGDEVAMHGELRSVETCSKAAKAGVKAEFFDGTDVVLLKWLGRNRIPGIEPGRKLTVRGRLAMHEGTKVIYNPYYELHGAED, encoded by the coding sequence ATGCCCACAGCCGGATATCTCAAGCGACTCACCCGCCGGCTGACCGAGGATCTCGGTGACGCCGACGCGGAGAAGATCGCCGAGGAATCGCGTGCGACCGGTGCCCAGCGGGCATCGGACTGCGGCCGCGGCGACGAGGTCGCCATGCACGGTGAGCTGAGGTCGGTCGAGACGTGCTCGAAGGCGGCCAAGGCGGGGGTGAAGGCCGAGTTCTTCGACGGCACCGACGTCGTGCTCCTCAAATGGCTGGGCCGCAACCGGATCCCGGGTATCGAGCCCGGCCGCAAACTGACCGTTCGGGGCCGGCTGGCGATGCACGAGGGAACCAAGGTCATCTACAACCCCTACTACGAACTGCATGGCGCAGAGGACTGA
- the dut gene encoding dUTP diphosphatase, whose amino-acid sequence MTADSTPADLTPEGRIPVRRLDPELPMPARAHPGDAGVDLYCAIDLELPAGRRQLVPTGIAVALPVGTVGLIHPRSGLAARTGLSIVNTPGTIDAGYRGEIKVCLINLDPEQPITISRGDRIAQLVVQRVELPDFVEVDELDDTSRGAGGYGSSGGHAALHDVPSADA is encoded by the coding sequence GTGACCGCAGATTCGACCCCCGCTGACCTGACCCCCGAGGGCCGGATTCCGGTCCGCCGACTCGATCCCGAGTTGCCGATGCCGGCCCGGGCCCACCCTGGTGACGCGGGTGTGGATCTGTATTGCGCCATCGACCTCGAACTGCCCGCCGGGCGGCGTCAACTCGTACCGACCGGGATCGCGGTCGCCCTGCCGGTCGGCACCGTCGGCCTCATCCACCCCCGCTCGGGGCTCGCGGCGCGGACCGGGCTGTCGATCGTCAACACGCCGGGGACCATCGACGCCGGATACCGAGGTGAGATCAAGGTCTGCCTGATCAACCTCGATCCGGAGCAGCCCATCACCATCTCCCGCGGCGATCGCATCGCCCAGCTCGTCGTGCAGCGGGTCGAACTGCCCGACTTCGTGGAGGTCGACGAACTCGACGACACCAGCCGCGGCGCAGGCGGATACGGATCCAGCGGCGGCCACGCCGCCCTGCACGACGTGCCGTCGGCCGACGCCTGA
- a CDS encoding DUF3710 domain-containing protein, giving the protein MAGDDAPRIGQALGPYDIEELATDPGELENSHLDLGSVLVPVVEGGQVTVEMSADHQPQAVYLVTPHGRITVSAFAAPKSPGLWREVVRELAGSLRDEGATTGISDGHWGREVIAEVDDATHLFIGVDGPRWMVRCVASGPSVSADEMARLARAVLAETVVRRGTEPYPPRDPLPIVLPPVLAEQVAAAQQQMMDEMAAEQSGAPAAPVPQAPTPQPAEPDPDAAPVPGGALDQLAQATVWTDEQALLDADPDTDEADTDDAGTGGDEPSGVAEETAEPGTDIADDAPPPSSGSAMQRFRRRGRR; this is encoded by the coding sequence ATGGCCGGTGACGATGCACCGCGGATCGGTCAGGCACTCGGTCCCTACGACATCGAGGAACTGGCCACCGATCCCGGCGAGCTGGAGAACTCCCACCTCGATCTGGGGTCGGTTCTCGTCCCGGTCGTCGAAGGCGGGCAGGTCACCGTCGAGATGTCCGCGGACCATCAGCCGCAGGCCGTCTACCTGGTGACCCCACACGGCCGAATCACCGTGTCCGCCTTCGCCGCTCCCAAATCTCCCGGGCTGTGGCGCGAGGTGGTGCGCGAGCTGGCCGGCTCGTTGCGCGACGAGGGCGCCACCACCGGCATCTCCGACGGACACTGGGGTCGGGAGGTGATCGCCGAAGTCGACGACGCCACCCACCTGTTCATCGGTGTCGACGGCCCGCGCTGGATGGTGCGCTGTGTGGCCAGCGGTCCGAGCGTCTCGGCCGACGAGATGGCCCGCCTCGCGCGCGCCGTGCTCGCCGAGACGGTCGTGCGGCGTGGAACCGAGCCGTATCCGCCGCGCGATCCGTTGCCGATCGTGCTGCCGCCCGTCCTCGCCGAGCAGGTGGCCGCGGCGCAGCAGCAGATGATGGACGAGATGGCCGCCGAGCAGTCGGGTGCGCCGGCCGCACCCGTCCCGCAAGCCCCGACGCCACAGCCCGCCGAACCCGATCCCGACGCGGCCCCCGTCCCCGGTGGTGCACTCGACCAGCTCGCCCAGGCGACGGTCTGGACCGACGAGCAGGCACTCCTCGACGCTGATCCGGACACCGATGAGGCGGACACGGATGACGCGGGGACCGGCGGGGACGAGCCGAGCGGGGTCGCCGAGGAAACCGCGGAACCCGGCACCGACATCGCCGACGATGCGCCGCCGCCGTCGTCGGGCTCCGCGATGCAGCGCTTCCGCAGGCGCGGGCGGCGCTGA
- a CDS encoding DUF3093 domain-containing protein produces MTEPHSPDHSTGSTGKGPAGDDGAYRYDERLFVPWWWWLAAAVLTGVVGHEIELAAHSSPWGLLGYPVTAVLCAAVLWSAGRVRISVTADGELQANRARLPRSVIARGASIPASAKSAALGRQLDPAAFLVHRAWVKTMILVVLDDPDDPTPYWLVSTRHPAELLAALGIPDAAATPPADSGRTDSGPADSGPAD; encoded by the coding sequence GTGACCGAACCGCACTCGCCCGACCACTCGACCGGCTCCACTGGAAAGGGTCCGGCCGGCGATGACGGCGCCTACCGCTACGACGAGCGGCTCTTCGTGCCGTGGTGGTGGTGGCTGGCCGCCGCGGTGCTGACCGGCGTGGTCGGCCACGAGATCGAACTGGCCGCGCACAGCTCACCCTGGGGTCTGCTGGGCTACCCGGTGACGGCGGTGCTGTGTGCCGCGGTGCTGTGGTCGGCGGGTCGGGTGCGGATCAGTGTGACGGCCGATGGTGAGCTGCAGGCCAATCGTGCACGGCTGCCGCGGTCGGTGATCGCCCGCGGCGCGAGCATCCCCGCCTCGGCGAAGAGCGCAGCGCTCGGGCGGCAGCTCGATCCGGCAGCGTTCCTGGTCCATCGGGCGTGGGTCAAGACCATGATTCTCGTGGTCCTCGATGACCCGGACGATCCGACGCCCTATTGGTTGGTGTCGACGCGGCACCCGGCGGAGTTGCTGGCCGCGCTTGGTATCCCCGACGCGGCGGCCACTCCCCCCGCCGATTCGGGCCGGACAGATTCGGGTCCCGCCGATTCGGGTCCGGCGGATTGA
- a CDS encoding APC family permease, which produces MSTVSKVSVATKRLLLGRPFRSDTLGHTLLPKRIALPVFASDAMSSVAYAPQEIFLVLSVAGVTALAYTPWVALAVAAVMVVVVASYRQNVHAYPSGGGDYEVATVNLGPSAGLTVGSALLVDYVLTVAVSISSAAENIGSAIPFVQEHKVWFCVAAIVLLAAVNLRGIKESGAVLATPTYAFIVGVVAMLVWGFIEIYILGDSVRSEAADFEIKAENDHLMGVAFVFLIARAFSSGCAALTGVEAISNGVPAFRKPKSRNAATTLLMLGSIAIVLLLGIVMLAQKIGAKYVMDPAKDLIGAPEGYQQKAMIAQLAHAVFDTFTPGFYFVAIATALILMLAANTAFNGFPVLGSVLAQDRYLPRQLHTRGDRLAFSNGILFLALAAIVFIVAFGAQVTALIQLYIVGVFVSFTLSQTGMVRHWTRLLRTETDPRARRRMMQSRVINTIGLVMTATVLVVVLITKFTAGAWIAILAMVVIFVLMKLIHHHYATVQRELERAEADGDETVLPSRTHSVVLVSTLHLATKRALLYARATRPDVLEAITVNVDDRDTRKLVSQWEASDISVPLKVIASPYREITRPVIDYVRRVRRESPRDVITVFIPEYVVGHWWEQILHNQSALRLKGRLLFEPGVMVTSVPWQLSSSDRRKDDPSYWAPGETRRALGGDAEHR; this is translated from the coding sequence GTGTCCACCGTGTCAAAGGTGTCCGTCGCGACCAAACGTCTGCTGCTGGGCCGGCCGTTCCGCAGTGACACGCTGGGGCACACCCTGCTCCCGAAGCGGATCGCGCTGCCGGTTTTCGCCTCCGACGCGATGTCGTCGGTCGCCTACGCGCCGCAGGAGATCTTCCTGGTCCTGTCGGTGGCCGGTGTCACCGCCCTGGCCTACACGCCGTGGGTCGCGCTGGCTGTCGCAGCCGTCATGGTCGTCGTGGTCGCCAGCTACCGGCAGAACGTGCACGCCTACCCCTCCGGCGGGGGTGATTACGAGGTCGCGACGGTCAACCTGGGCCCGAGCGCGGGACTCACGGTCGGCAGCGCGCTGCTCGTCGACTACGTGCTCACCGTGGCCGTGTCGATCTCGTCGGCCGCGGAGAACATCGGCTCGGCCATCCCGTTCGTCCAGGAACACAAGGTGTGGTTCTGCGTCGCGGCGATCGTGCTGCTCGCCGCGGTCAACCTGCGCGGTATCAAGGAATCCGGCGCGGTGCTGGCCACCCCCACCTACGCCTTCATCGTCGGTGTCGTCGCCATGCTCGTCTGGGGTTTCATCGAGATCTACATCCTCGGCGACTCCGTGCGTTCCGAGGCCGCCGACTTCGAGATCAAGGCCGAGAACGATCATCTGATGGGTGTGGCGTTCGTCTTCCTGATCGCGCGGGCCTTCTCCTCCGGTTGCGCCGCCCTGACCGGTGTCGAGGCCATCAGCAACGGCGTCCCGGCCTTCCGGAAACCCAAGTCGCGCAACGCCGCCACCACTTTGCTCATGCTGGGCAGCATCGCCATCGTGCTGCTCCTGGGCATCGTCATGCTGGCGCAGAAGATCGGTGCGAAGTACGTGATGGACCCGGCGAAGGATCTGATCGGCGCCCCCGAGGGATACCAGCAGAAGGCGATGATCGCCCAGCTCGCGCACGCCGTCTTCGACACCTTCACCCCCGGCTTCTACTTCGTGGCGATCGCGACCGCACTGATCCTGATGCTGGCCGCCAACACCGCATTCAACGGTTTCCCGGTGCTGGGTTCGGTTCTCGCCCAGGACCGATACCTGCCGAGGCAGTTGCACACCCGCGGGGACCGCCTCGCGTTCAGCAACGGCATCTTGTTCCTGGCGCTGGCGGCGATCGTGTTCATCGTCGCGTTCGGTGCGCAGGTCACGGCCCTGATCCAGCTCTACATCGTCGGCGTGTTCGTGTCGTTCACGCTGAGCCAGACGGGAATGGTGCGGCACTGGACGCGACTGCTGCGCACCGAGACCGACCCGCGCGCACGCCGGCGCATGATGCAGTCGCGGGTCATCAACACCATCGGGCTGGTCATGACGGCCACGGTGCTCGTCGTCGTCCTCATCACGAAGTTCACCGCGGGCGCCTGGATCGCGATCCTGGCGATGGTGGTGATCTTCGTGCTGATGAAGCTGATCCACCATCACTACGCGACGGTGCAGCGCGAACTCGAACGCGCCGAGGCCGACGGCGACGAGACCGTGCTCCCCAGCCGGACACACTCGGTCGTCCTGGTCTCCACCCTGCACCTGGCCACCAAACGCGCCTTGCTCTACGCCCGCGCCACCCGGCCCGACGTGCTGGAGGCGATCACCGTCAACGTCGACGACCGGGACACCCGAAAACTGGTGTCGCAGTGGGAGGCCAGCGACATCTCCGTGCCGCTCAAGGTGATCGCGTCGCCCTACCGCGAGATCACCCGGCCGGTCATCGACTACGTGCGCCGGGTGCGCCGGGAGAGCCCCCGCGACGTGATCACCGTGTTCATCCCCGAGTACGTCGTCGGCCATTGGTGGGAACAGATCCTGCACAACCAGTCCGCCCTGCGACTCAAGGGCCGGTTGCTGTTCGAACCCGGTGTGATGGTGACCTCGGTGCCGTGGCAGCTGAGTTCCTCCGACCGGCGCAAGGACGACCCGAGCTACTGGGCGCCCGGTGAGACCCGCCGCGCCCTCGGCGGCGACGCCGAGCACCGATGA
- a CDS encoding class I SAM-dependent RNA methyltransferase, translating to MSPPMIELTVERPANGGEAVGRADGRVVFVRGAIPGETVRVRIVDQRHPSFWRGETIEILDASPFRVPQRCPAAAHGAGCCDLGFIRPDHARDLKRDVLLDVAARIGHLPAQVLESTALVGTGVEALAAASGTATASADAATGWRVRTRLAVDGNGVAGQRAFRGDDVITGGRCVAPVAGLLDDIDGGFTPRAELVIVADAAGGRHISELAPIVEPVTAAGRRAGRGDRSRRRAQQSRHRRRIERATRVVEGAGVAEHRVGTRAWQIPVTGFWQAHREAPATYADAVAGFAARHLDRSPGVAWDLYGGAGVFAAALLDNPDVAPGSVHVVDADTGALTAAAATFAGDNRVITHPGEVIEQIEALPAPDVVVLDPPRTGAGEKVVTAISDARPQVIIHIGCDAARFARDLGLFVTHGYRIAELRGFDAFPLTHHVEVIACLVRG from the coding sequence ATGAGCCCGCCGATGATCGAGCTCACCGTCGAGCGCCCCGCGAACGGCGGTGAGGCGGTCGGCCGGGCGGACGGGCGTGTGGTGTTCGTCCGCGGTGCCATCCCCGGCGAAACCGTCCGGGTGCGCATCGTCGACCAGCGGCATCCCTCGTTCTGGCGGGGCGAGACGATCGAGATACTCGACGCCTCACCGTTCCGCGTGCCGCAGCGTTGCCCGGCGGCGGCGCACGGCGCCGGGTGCTGTGACCTCGGGTTCATCCGCCCCGACCATGCGCGTGACCTGAAACGCGATGTGCTGCTCGATGTTGCGGCCCGGATAGGGCACCTGCCGGCGCAGGTGCTGGAGTCGACCGCACTCGTCGGCACCGGCGTGGAGGCGCTCGCCGCCGCGAGCGGCACGGCCACCGCATCCGCCGACGCGGCGACCGGGTGGCGGGTGCGCACCCGGCTGGCCGTCGACGGCAACGGAGTGGCCGGTCAGCGCGCGTTCCGTGGTGACGACGTGATCACCGGCGGCCGCTGTGTGGCACCGGTCGCCGGTCTGCTCGACGACATCGACGGGGGATTCACGCCGCGCGCTGAGCTCGTCATCGTGGCCGACGCCGCCGGCGGCCGGCATATCAGCGAACTCGCGCCGATCGTCGAACCCGTCACTGCAGCCGGTCGGCGGGCGGGCCGAGGTGACCGATCGCGCCGCCGCGCGCAGCAGTCCCGGCACCGGCGTCGGATTGAGCGGGCCACCCGCGTCGTCGAAGGCGCCGGTGTGGCCGAGCACCGGGTGGGCACACGCGCCTGGCAGATCCCGGTCACCGGTTTCTGGCAGGCCCACCGCGAAGCACCGGCAACCTACGCGGATGCCGTGGCCGGCTTCGCGGCGCGGCACCTCGACCGATCACCCGGCGTCGCCTGGGATCTCTACGGCGGTGCCGGTGTCTTCGCCGCCGCACTCCTCGACAACCCCGATGTCGCCCCGGGGTCGGTACACGTTGTCGACGCCGACACCGGCGCACTGACCGCGGCCGCCGCGACCTTCGCCGGCGACAACCGCGTGATCACCCACCCCGGTGAGGTGATCGAGCAGATCGAGGCGCTGCCCGCCCCCGACGTCGTGGTCCTCGATCCACCGCGCACCGGGGCCGGGGAGAAGGTGGTCACGGCGATCAGCGACGCCCGACCGCAGGTCATCATCCACATCGGATGTGACGCGGCTCGCTTCGCACGTGACCTCGGTCTTTTCGTCACTCACGGCTACCGAATCGCCGAACTGCGGGGATTCGACGCCTTCCCGCTCACCCACCACGTCGAGGTCATCGCCTGCCTGGTCCGCGGCTGA
- the dxs gene encoding 1-deoxy-D-xylulose-5-phosphate synthase, whose protein sequence is MSVLDRINSPADLAALSPAEMDALAVEIRDFLIAKVSATGGHLGPNLGVVELTLALHRVFDSPHDPVIFDTGHQCYVHKILTGRKDGFDALRQKDGLTGYQERAESPHDWVESSHASAALSYADGLTKAFALTGQTDRTVVAVVGDGALTGGMCWEAMNNIAAAERPLVIVVNDNGRSYAPTIGGLASHLSGLRLQPGYERFLDESRKVVKQLPVVGDSAYAVLHGVKSGLKDLLTPQAMFTDLGLKYVGPVDGHDVAAVESALRQARDFGGPVIVHVVTRKGMGYAPAENHEADQMHATGIIDPLTGRATSVAPQDWTSVFSAALLDAGAARDDVVAITAAMPGPTGLTPFGERYPDRMFDVGIAEQHAMTSAAGLALGGLHPVLAIYSTFLNRAFDQLLMDVALLRLPVTLVLDRSGVTGPDGPSHHGMWDLSLMAMVPGLRVAAPRDAVRLREEFDEALGTDDGPTALRFSKGAVPEDIRAIERLADGVDVLHRADGARLGPAAADVLIVAVGAFCGLAVDAAARLARQGIDATVVDPRWVLPVPESIVDAARRHRLVVTLEDGGVSGGVGSAVAAAISAAEISVPVQIRGVPQQFVPHASRGEILAELGLTAQDLARTITATVAGMHSTPGLEGQLSDEVRGVAGDAPVNGTGVEDGGSRAGAPTERQAADTRADDQH, encoded by the coding sequence ATGAGCGTGCTCGACCGGATCAACTCGCCGGCCGATCTGGCCGCGTTGTCGCCCGCCGAAATGGACGCACTGGCGGTCGAGATCCGGGACTTCCTCATCGCCAAGGTGTCGGCGACCGGCGGCCACCTCGGCCCCAACCTCGGCGTCGTCGAACTCACGCTGGCGCTGCATCGCGTCTTCGACTCCCCGCATGATCCGGTCATCTTCGACACCGGCCACCAGTGCTACGTCCACAAGATCCTGACCGGCCGCAAGGACGGCTTCGACGCGCTCCGGCAGAAGGATGGCCTCACCGGGTATCAGGAACGTGCCGAGAGCCCGCACGACTGGGTGGAGTCCTCGCACGCCTCGGCCGCACTGTCCTACGCCGACGGGCTGACCAAGGCCTTCGCACTGACCGGACAGACCGACCGCACAGTGGTCGCGGTCGTCGGTGACGGCGCGCTGACCGGGGGCATGTGCTGGGAGGCGATGAACAACATAGCCGCCGCGGAGCGACCACTGGTGATCGTCGTCAACGACAACGGCCGATCCTATGCGCCGACCATCGGCGGATTGGCCAGCCATCTGTCCGGGCTGCGTCTGCAGCCGGGCTACGAGCGCTTTCTCGACGAGAGTCGCAAGGTGGTCAAACAGCTTCCGGTGGTGGGTGATTCGGCCTACGCCGTGCTGCACGGGGTGAAGAGCGGACTCAAGGATCTGCTCACGCCGCAGGCCATGTTCACCGACCTCGGACTCAAGTACGTCGGTCCGGTCGACGGTCATGACGTCGCCGCCGTCGAATCCGCGCTGCGTCAGGCCCGCGACTTCGGCGGTCCGGTGATCGTGCACGTCGTGACCCGCAAGGGCATGGGGTACGCACCGGCGGAGAACCACGAGGCCGATCAGATGCACGCCACCGGCATCATCGACCCGCTCACCGGTCGCGCGACGAGCGTCGCCCCGCAGGACTGGACCTCGGTGTTCTCCGCCGCACTGCTCGACGCGGGGGCGGCCCGCGACGACGTGGTGGCCATCACCGCGGCGATGCCCGGACCCACCGGGCTCACCCCGTTCGGGGAGCGGTACCCGGACCGGATGTTCGACGTCGGCATCGCCGAACAACACGCGATGACCTCGGCTGCCGGACTAGCGCTCGGTGGTCTGCACCCGGTCCTCGCGATCTACTCCACCTTCCTCAACCGTGCCTTCGACCAGCTGCTCATGGACGTCGCCCTGCTGCGGCTCCCGGTCACCCTGGTGCTCGACCGGTCCGGGGTCACCGGTCCCGACGGGCCCAGCCACCACGGCATGTGGGACCTCTCGCTGATGGCGATGGTCCCGGGCCTGCGGGTGGCGGCGCCGCGCGACGCCGTCCGGCTGCGGGAGGAATTCGACGAGGCGCTCGGCACCGACGACGGCCCCACCGCCCTGCGTTTCTCCAAAGGCGCTGTCCCCGAAGACATCCGCGCGATCGAGCGACTGGCCGACGGTGTCGACGTGCTCCACCGGGCCGACGGTGCCCGGCTGGGCCCGGCCGCCGCAGATGTGCTGATCGTCGCCGTTGGCGCCTTCTGCGGACTCGCCGTGGACGCTGCGGCGCGGCTGGCCCGGCAGGGTATCGACGCGACCGTCGTCGACCCGCGGTGGGTGCTGCCGGTACCGGAATCGATCGTCGACGCCGCGCGTCGGCACCGGCTGGTGGTCACCCTCGAGGACGGCGGGGTCAGTGGTGGTGTGGGATCGGCGGTGGCCGCCGCGATCTCGGCGGCCGAAATCTCGGTGCCCGTTCAGATACGCGGTGTGCCACAGCAATTCGTCCCGCACGCCTCGCGCGGCGAGATCCTTGCCGAGCTGGGTCTCACCGCCCAGGACCTGGCCCGCACGATCACCGCGACGGTCGCCGGTATGCACAGCACACCGGGGCTCGAGGGCCAGCTGTCCGACGAGGTCCGCGGCGTCGCGGGCGATGCCCCGGTCAACGGCACCGGCGTCGAGGATGGCGGCTCACGTGCCGGCGCGCCGACCGAGCGGCAGGCCGCCGACACCCGCGCCGACGACCAGCACTGA
- a CDS encoding DUF3159 domain-containing protein: MAQRTESDAAEPDDRPDHVPTGDKPGATVLEQLGGVSGLIYSTVPIVVFVPVNSFFGLRAAIIAALATAVAVFGVRLLRREALTPAVSGVIGVAICVFIAHRVGDAKGYFLFGIWTTLVYALVFVVSIMVRWPLVGVAWHLVNGQGTGWRRDRRILHAYDLATALWALVFAARYLLQSQLYDHDQTGWLAVARISMGWPLTAVAVLGTILLVRRATTRETLGA, from the coding sequence ATGGCGCAGAGGACTGAGTCCGACGCCGCCGAACCGGACGATCGACCCGATCACGTGCCCACCGGGGACAAGCCCGGCGCAACCGTTCTCGAACAGCTGGGCGGCGTCTCGGGGCTGATCTACTCGACCGTGCCGATCGTGGTCTTCGTGCCGGTCAATTCCTTCTTCGGTCTGCGGGCCGCGATCATCGCGGCCCTGGCGACCGCGGTGGCCGTCTTCGGCGTTCGATTGCTGCGACGCGAAGCGCTCACCCCGGCGGTATCCGGTGTCATCGGGGTCGCCATCTGTGTGTTCATCGCCCACCGGGTGGGAGATGCCAAGGGCTACTTCCTGTTCGGCATCTGGACCACCCTGGTCTACGCACTCGTCTTCGTGGTCTCGATCATGGTTCGGTGGCCGCTCGTCGGTGTCGCATGGCATCTGGTGAACGGGCAGGGAACAGGGTGGCGTCGTGATCGGCGCATCCTGCACGCCTACGACCTCGCCACCGCCTTGTGGGCGCTGGTCTTCGCCGCGCGCTACCTGCTGCAGTCGCAGCTCTACGACCACGATCAGACCGGATGGCTGGCCGTCGCGCGAATCTCGATGGGCTGGCCGCTGACCGCCGTGGCCGTTCTCGGAACGATCCTGCTGGTCCGTCGCGCCACGACGCGCGAGACACTCGGCGCCTGA
- a CDS encoding potassium channel family protein, producing the protein MRVVIMGCGRVGSSLAMAMQKRGHDVAIIDRDPSAFVRLSPDFTGVTIAGVGFDRDVLERAGIENADAFAAVSSGDNSNIISARVARETFDVERVVARIYDAKRAEVYERLGIPTVATVPWTTERFVSALGETSTTTEWRDPSGSLAVAQLEVHESWIGTTVGKFQEITGARIAFLNRVGHPILPDAKTVLQQDDVVFAASLLDNLRNARGIASAPATHD; encoded by the coding sequence GTGCGGGTTGTGATCATGGGGTGTGGGCGAGTCGGGTCGTCGCTCGCGATGGCGATGCAGAAGCGAGGTCACGACGTCGCGATCATCGACCGTGATCCGTCGGCCTTCGTCCGGCTGAGTCCCGATTTCACCGGGGTGACGATCGCCGGGGTCGGCTTCGACCGTGACGTCCTCGAGCGTGCCGGCATCGAGAACGCCGACGCCTTCGCCGCGGTCTCCTCCGGTGACAACTCCAACATCATCTCGGCTCGGGTCGCGCGGGAGACCTTCGACGTGGAGCGCGTGGTCGCCCGGATCTACGATGCGAAACGAGCCGAGGTCTACGAGCGGCTGGGGATTCCGACGGTCGCCACCGTGCCGTGGACGACGGAGCGTTTCGTCTCGGCGCTCGGCGAGACGTCGACGACCACCGAGTGGCGTGATCCGTCAGGGTCGCTGGCCGTGGCCCAGCTGGAGGTCCACGAATCGTGGATCGGGACCACCGTGGGCAAGTTCCAGGAGATCACCGGAGCTCGCATCGCCTTCCTCAACCGCGTCGGACACCCCATCCTGCCGGACGCGAAAACCGTTCTGCAGCAAGATGATGTGGTGTTCGCGGCCAGTCTTCTCGACAACCTGCGCAACGCCCGCGGCATCGCCTCGGCGCCCGCCACCCACGACTGA
- a CDS encoding potassium channel family protein — protein MKVAIAGAGAVGRSIARELLVNDHEVTLFERKVEHIDSDAVPGAAWVLADACELSNLEQAELHTFDVMIAATGDDKANLVVSLLAKTEFAVNRVVARVNDPRNEWLFGEDWGVDVAVSTPRLLASLVEEAVTVGDLVRLMTFRQGQANLVELTLPSNTPLAGKPVRKLALPRDVALVAILRGGRVIVPQSDDPIEGGDELVFIAPAEVEPALRDAMQL, from the coding sequence GTGAAAGTCGCCATCGCCGGAGCCGGCGCCGTGGGCCGTTCGATCGCCCGGGAGTTGCTCGTCAACGATCATGAGGTGACGCTGTTCGAGCGCAAGGTCGAGCACATCGACTCCGACGCCGTACCCGGCGCGGCGTGGGTTCTCGCCGATGCCTGCGAACTGTCCAATCTCGAGCAGGCCGAGCTCCACACGTTCGACGTGATGATCGCCGCGACCGGTGACGACAAGGCCAATCTCGTGGTGAGTCTGCTCGCCAAGACCGAGTTCGCGGTCAACCGAGTCGTCGCCCGCGTCAACGATCCACGCAACGAGTGGCTGTTCGGCGAGGACTGGGGTGTCGACGTCGCCGTGTCCACTCCCCGTCTGCTCGCCTCGCTCGTCGAGGAGGCGGTGACGGTGGGCGATCTGGTGCGGCTGATGACGTTCCGGCAAGGTCAGGCCAACCTCGTCGAGCTGACTCTGCCGTCGAACACGCCGCTGGCGGGTAAGCCGGTCCGCAAGCTGGCGCTTCCGCGTGATGTCGCACTGGTCGCCATCCTGCGCGGCGGGCGGGTGATCGTGCCCCAGTCCGACGATCCGATCGAGGGTGGCGACGAGCTGGTCTTCATTGCCCCCGCCGAGGTGGAACCGGCGCTGCGCGACGCCATGCAGCTCTGA